In Streptococcus parapneumoniae, the genomic stretch TTGTGCCAAGGAGTCGGCTCACCTATATAGTCCACTCCTGTCCAGATAAACTGACCCGCATAGTCTAGCCGATTTCTATCTGCTATCCAAGAAGCCGTCGCCGTCTTCCCCCAAGGAACCCGATCATTGCCATAGTCTGACTGTTCAAAATTCCGCACGTGGCGATTATCCCCAACCCATTCCTTAGCTGGGCGAAAATAGCTATCACGCGTTCGGGTAGCCGATGAGGTTTCAGACCCGTAAAGTCGCCACTTGGGATGTCTTTTACGAATCCTATCAATATTATCTTCCGAGTAATTCAAGCCTACCACATCCAGCAAATCAGCAATCTTTTCATGACCTCCAGAACCATCTCCAAAGCGGAACTGGTCCATTCCCATGGTCACAAAACGGCTATCATCAATCTCATTGACCCTTTCCAGCAAGCGTTTAATAGTTTTCAATGAATGGGCATCGCCATTTGCTTCGCTGACTTCATTTCCCAAGGACCACATAAAAATCGCTGGATTGTTCTTGCCACGCTCAATCATAGTGCGCAAGTCGTAATCTGACCAGAAATCGCCTGCTTTCGCTTCTGGATGAGTCGCTTCTTCCTCAAAAAAGCGACCATAGTCATATTCTTTCTTGCCTCCATACCAGGTATCAAATGCTTCTTCTTGAATAAGTAGCCCCATTTTAGCAGCCACATCTAGCAAGATACTACTAGCTGGATTATGGGTGATTCGAATCGCATTGACGCCCATTTCCTTCATCTGGCGCAATCGTCTCTCGGCAGCTGACCTGTTTTCCACAGCTCCCAGAGATCCATAGTCATGGTGCAGACAAACTCCATGAATCTTCAACCAGCGACCATTTAGAAAGAAGCCCTTATCCGCTTGCCAATCTATATAGCGGTAACCAAAGCTCTCCTCTTCTTCATCAACCAAAATGCCATTTTTATAAAGGCGAGTCTTCAACTGATAGAGATGAGGATGGTCAATATCCCAAAGCAAAGGTTGGAAAATTGATATGGCTTGTTGGAAAGAATATTTGTCCCCAGACTCAATCACTAGAGAGTCTGTCGCCTGCCAGTCTGACAGCTGTTGTCCATCATACCAGATACTCTGTTCTAAATATACCGACACAGACTGAGGCCCATCATTTGAAACTTTACTTTCAAGCTGAGTTTCCACCCATCCATCTCTTTGCTCCTTGAGCTTGGGACTTTCTATCTTAATCCCATATAAATCCAGATGCACCAAATCTCTAATCAATAATTTTACTTCTCGGTAAACACCACTGCCCGAATACCAACGACTGCTAGGTTGCTTATTTTCCACAAAAACCGCAAGCTGGTTGGCTGTCCCATCGTTTCTTAGATAAGAGGTGATATCATAAGAAAAGGGTGTATAGCCATTGGGATAATAGCCCAGCACTTGCCCGTTAATATAGACTTGGGCATTCATGTAAACCCCGTCAAACAACAAACGCACCGATACAAGACTGGCATCTTCTTCCAAGTAAAACTGCGTCCGGTACCAAGCCTGACCCCCATTTAACTGACCACCCTCATTTTGCGCTGGCGAATAATGGTCAAAATCATTGTAAATACTCCAGTCATGTGGCACTTGAATGGCCTGCCAATTTCCCCTCTGAAAATCCGGTGCCAAGGCCTCTTCCTTCCCCATCTCTTGGCTAAAAAACCAGTGATTTCGTAAAACTTCTTCTCTTCTCATACAAGCATTCCTCTTTAAACGACTCGATTTACTTGACTATAGCACAAAACAAAAGCGCTTTCAAGACTTCCTCTATCACTCCCTAAATACTCAGAAAAGATTCTATAATTTGTGGAAAAGTCTGAAAATCACTCCATATTCAAGCAAACTAATAAAGTCAAACCTTACAAGAGCGCAAAAAAACACCTCTCTGAATGTTCATTCCAGAGAGATGTCCCTTTTGTCTTAACTATTGTAAATCGATTGTCTAAAGTCATCTGAATCTTTGAGATAAGCTTTATAAATCGCTTTTTTCAGTTTTTGAACGGGTGTTTCGATAAATTTAAACTTTTTAGCCGTTGTGTTTCCTGCTTTTATCTGGGCTAGTTCAGCTAAAACAGCTTTATTCATAAGCTCTTGTAATTTTTCTTTACTATCAATCACTTCTTCTTTTCCGTTGTAATTTATAGTAATTGGTTTTAACTTACCTAATTTCTCAACACGCTCAGTTATTTGCTCTTTTTTGAAAGCTGCGTAAGATTTTCCTAAAATGTTATCGAAAATATATTTATCAGATAGCGGTTTGCCTTCTTCTTCAGCTTGGTTTTTGTATTGATTTGACACATAAGGAACAAATCCTTCATAATAGCCCAAAGCTCCCATAAGTTCAAAAGCTTGTTTTCTAAAGGTGATATCCCCACTCATACCAGAGTCATTTTGACTAACACCATAAATGGTATCAAACATATCCACTAAATAATACCCATTAGCTTTTACATCACCTGTTGCATAAAATCCATTTATGATATAACGATTAACTAAAATATTATTGTCAATCAGACTATTGATATCCGATAGATCTCTCGCTTCATCTAGTGTAATTTCTGAGATTTTTTCACTGTTATGCGTAGCTTTAACCGCTGGATTTTTATATGTTACTGTCGCTCTAGTTCCTGTCGACGCAATTGGTGTTATTTTTTTGAAATATTTAGTTTTATCTTCTGCTGTAAGTTGTTTTGTTGCTTCCGCTTCTAAATAATCTAAACTATATAACACATCAAAACTTCCATGCATATAAGATTTCAAATCTGCAGCTGTTTTGAATCTATCTGGTGTTTTGTTGTAAAAGCCATTTTTCTTACTTTCATCGTAAACGAAGTTTAAGTTGAAATATGTATCTGTCTCTGGTGTGTATGAATTCTCGAAGATTCCTCTAGCATAAAACTCCGCAGCTGTACCATCTCGACGACCATGATTATTAAACAAGACCGTTCTATCTAGTAAGTGCGTCATTTCATGAGAATAAGTCGCTGAACCCCTATCATCCAGAACTCTATCTATAAAGTAACGGACACCCACTCCATTGGCTTCTGCACCTACATTTTGCGATGGTGAATATAGTCCTAGAGGTGTCATAAAGTCTTTAACCCCTTTATCTGCTGTTGATCCTGATTCTTTAGACCATGTTGTCGCTATTCCAGCAGACGTATCCGTCGTATATTTTTTCATCGTATCTACAATTACTCTATTTGTAATTAGTTTCGGACGATTTTCTTCTTTTGTTATTCTGTATAAAGTGTCAACATAATTAGCCTGTCTTGTCGCAGTTAATTCTATCAATGCTTTAACTTTTTCTAATTCTTCTTTATACTTAACTGGATTCGTTTTCTCTAAAGAAGTATCCATATACGTTCCGATGTTTCCGTAGGTTACCGTCGCTATGTTAGTTATAGCATACACGCTTGGTTCTTTAATATTTACCAAACCTAATAATGTAGCTACATTTTGTTGTCTTCTACTTTCAATTTGAAGATTTTCAGCTCCATATTTCTCAGGAGGAGTAGTTAATTTTGTATATAAGTCTACTTTTTCATCAGTTTTTTCTTTCGAAGCTTTTTCAACTACGATAGCTTTAGTCGCCTTCTTCAACCACGTATCCCCATCCATATTAGTGAATGTAGTTCTGTTGTAATCTAGGAACTCTAATAATGTTGGTTTATCTGTAATTTTTCTAAAGTATTTCTCAAATGTTTTTGGACTATTGGTTAATCTTAATTCATCATAACTCATAGACCCAAGGTGTGTTAACCAATCTAAAGAAGTAAGGTCTTTTTTACCGAACGAGCTTGGATTATAAGCTAGAATATCACGGATATTGGTATCTCCAAAATCAATATTGTAAAAACGATTGATATAGGATAACCCTAGTAATATTTTCTCTTTATTAGCTTCAATGTCACCTTTTACTTTTTCTCTATTTTGTTGATTGTCACCTAAAATACTCAAGGTGTGCGCCGCAACTTTTTTCAAACTAGCTTCTAAATCGGTTTTAGTCGCATCGAGTGTTTCTTTAATCGATAATTTTTCAAGATATTCTTTTCGTAGAATTTCTCTTACTTCATCATCCTTTATCTGCGGCTGCGTTTTTTTCAACTCACTGCGTTTTTTATAAAAATCACGCTCTATTTCTAAAGCAGGCGGAGTTAGTTGTGCTTTAAAGTTTTCATCTGTTAAGAAGTCTACAGACTTCATTTCTCTACTAGCTTCCGTCACATCCACTGCATTTTCTAACTCGCTATTTTCTGGCAACAGATGTGGTTTGTCTTCTTTAGTACCAACCAAGATTACTTTTTGGCGCATAGCTTTAGTTGTCTCAGTCTTCTCTACTGGATTTGATAACTCTCCTGTCTCCGGATTAACTTCATAAGTTTTAGTGACGGTTGTTTCCCCTTGCTCTCCTGCATATTCAACTACTTCTTTTCCTTTTGGAAGTTCAAGGTTATCTTTTCTCAACTCAGTGATTTCTATAGGTGACACTATCTTTTCTACATTTCCAACTTTTACTATTTTGTCTTTAGCTGGAGTGTTTTCTGTTGTAGTTGCTTCTGAGATAGCTCCTGTTTCTTGATTTAATGTGTATTTTGTAGTTGTTACTGTACGACCGTTTTCCCCTGATGTTTCTTCTATTTTCTGATTGTAATCTAACGCTGGATTTGCTTCATAAACTGTCTTAAAAGGAATTTCTTGTGATTGAACTGTTGGTTTTGTTCCTACTGCCGTTATTTTCGCTTGCATTGGCTTAGCGACTTTTGTCGTTACATCTGGCTCAGTCAAGTCTCCTGTTTGTTCATTTACTTTGTAAACTTTTATTGTTGTCGTTTCTTCATCTTGACCTTGTTCTCTAACTACTTTAACCCCTTTATCAAGTGACTCATCCGCGACAAACTGTTCACCTCTTTTGACTGTTGATCTTGTTTCTTCTACATTCCCAATCTTAACAATTCTATCCACCGGTTGTTTCTCTATTTTTGTTGAAGTGTTTTCTACTATTTTCCCAGTACTTCCATCAAAACTGTAAGAAGTAGTTGTCACTTCCTTACCATTTTCACCTGCTACTTCTACTTGTTGCTCTTTGTAATTTAAAGCTGGTGAAGCTTTATATGTTGTTTTATACTCTAATACTGTTTCTTTCGTTACTGGACTTGGGACAGTTGGTTGCTCTTGGGGAGCTAAGGGTTCAGGCTGAACAGCTGGTTCTGGTTCGTTTACTGGACTTGGGTTGACCTCTGGAGATGGAGCCGTTTGTTCTGGTTGTTTTTGGGTTTCTTGTGGGGCAGACTCACCAACATCTTTGACCCCCTCAACTGGATTCTCCAGCTGGTTCTCCTCACCCTTTTGTTCCGCAGGAGATTGATCTTCTTCGCGTCCTGATTCCACAGCTGGGGTTGCTGGTTCAGAATCTTTGGTCTCAGCAGTTTCTTTAGATGGTGGCTGGGACTCAGTACCTTGTTGGGCAAGAGTTTGATTCTCCTCGCCCCCTGATTCCATGGCTGAGATTGCTGGATCTGGTTGCTTCGGCTCGGCTTCGGGTTTGTCAGGTGTTTGTTTCTCGCCTGGTGTTGCTTCTGTACCCGGCGTTTCTTCTGCTCCTGGTCTTGGTTGTCCTATTCCATCAGCTGGTTTTTTCTTTGTTTCATTCTCTACTATTGGTTTTTTCTCAATTTTTTCAGGTTGAACTGGTTTAACTTCCTCTGGCTCTGGAGTTACAGGTTGTGTTGGTTTTGGTGCAACTTCTTCCTTAGTCCCAACTGCAATCACCTTGTCCACCGGCTCTTTTGTAATTATATTTTCTATAACTTTACTAGATTTTTCCCCATTAACGATAGTGACTTCCGTATAGATGGTGCGTTCACCAACAACACCTTCTTGAACAACTTTAGTTTGCCCTTTAGCTAAGGTTGCATCTTCTTGTTCTATCGTTTGGAAAGCAACCTCCTCTGTAGTGACTAGCAATTCTGGTTTCTCTAC encodes the following:
- a CDS encoding ZmpA/ZmpB/ZmpC family metallo-endopeptidase yields the protein MKEFQFERKQRFSLRKYAIGACSVLLGTSLFFAGMGAQPVQATETSSALISSHYLDEKDLSEKLKSELQWFEENKIEVKEGKEYYFVYRKLATRLPETGLFSNDGMFILGAGLLLLSFTLIKRKKGASYFLVTVFAVGGWGVSISAIENLVELQPALVKRVEGQFLPSPERVQGYEFTGYYLVRDSASKELSVDKVESPALSQKEDSSETQSKKIVPQTASHFSSIEDLVQSPQPSYAVEKIVEAPVSKQAPDEILPIGTKEEVAGNPQVEQPKAENNSDYKTSPEEGVLNATVEKPELLVTTEEVAFQTIEQEDATLAKGQTKVVQEGVVGERTIYTEVTIVNGEKSSKVIENIITKEPVDKVIAVGTKEEVAPKPTQPVTPEPEEVKPVQPEKIEKKPIVENETKKKPADGIGQPRPGAEETPGTEATPGEKQTPDKPEAEPKQPDPAISAMESGGEENQTLAQQGTESQPPSKETAETKDSEPATPAVESGREEDQSPAEQKGEENQLENPVEGVKDVGESAPQETQKQPEQTAPSPEVNPSPVNEPEPAVQPEPLAPQEQPTVPSPVTKETVLEYKTTYKASPALNYKEQQVEVAGENGKEVTTTSYSFDGSTGKIVENTSTKIEKQPVDRIVKIGNVEETRSTVKRGEQFVADESLDKGVKVVREQGQDEETTTIKVYKVNEQTGDLTEPDVTTKVAKPMQAKITAVGTKPTVQSQEIPFKTVYEANPALDYNQKIEETSGENGRTVTTTKYTLNQETGAISEATTTENTPAKDKIVKVGNVEKIVSPIEITELRKDNLELPKGKEVVEYAGEQGETTVTKTYEVNPETGELSNPVEKTETTKAMRQKVILVGTKEDKPHLLPENSELENAVDVTEASREMKSVDFLTDENFKAQLTPPALEIERDFYKKRSELKKTQPQIKDDEVREILRKEYLEKLSIKETLDATKTDLEASLKKVAAHTLSILGDNQQNREKVKGDIEANKEKILLGLSYINRFYNIDFGDTNIRDILAYNPSSFGKKDLTSLDWLTHLGSMSYDELRLTNSPKTFEKYFRKITDKPTLLEFLDYNRTTFTNMDGDTWLKKATKAIVVEKASKEKTDEKVDLYTKLTTPPEKYGAENLQIESRRQQNVATLLGLVNIKEPSVYAITNIATVTYGNIGTYMDTSLEKTNPVKYKEELEKVKALIELTATRQANYVDTLYRITKEENRPKLITNRVIVDTMKKYTTDTSAGIATTWSKESGSTADKGVKDFMTPLGLYSPSQNVGAEANGVGVRYFIDRVLDDRGSATYSHEMTHLLDRTVLFNNHGRRDGTAAEFYARGIFENSYTPETDTYFNLNFVYDESKKNGFYNKTPDRFKTAADLKSYMHGSFDVLYSLDYLEAEATKQLTAEDKTKYFKKITPIASTGTRATVTYKNPAVKATHNSEKISEITLDEARDLSDINSLIDNNILVNRYIINGFYATGDVKANGYYLVDMFDTIYGVSQNDSGMSGDITFRKQAFELMGALGYYEGFVPYVSNQYKNQAEEEGKPLSDKYIFDNILGKSYAAFKKEQITERVEKLGKLKPITINYNGKEEVIDSKEKLQELMNKAVLAELAQIKAGNTTAKKFKFIETPVQKLKKAIYKAYLKDSDDFRQSIYNS